In one Steroidobacteraceae bacterium genomic region, the following are encoded:
- a CDS encoding glycosyltransferase family 4 protein: protein MTAREHVLHVASGDLWGGAEQMLLNLAMNQNTAGAYEPIVALLNDGLLRSRLDHCGVSTFILDEKRLSFFSITTRLRELQKSHDVRVLHSHRKKEHIAAALSRGLDFRRVLVRTEHGAPEHFPSFIRLAARTTDVLNRLSAQFVANQTVAVSDDLAKVLSKGLPPNRITVIPNGIDIASRPFEPRAVLPVRTVAFIGRIVAVKRVDLFLEVARHLEHMRPGCYRFLVVGDGPLRDILESSSDAQSVSHLNFTGFVDDIPALLRQVDVVCFTSDHEGMPMTALEAMAQGTIVAARSVGGLTDLLDDGCGLLAPGTDTGQLATQINGLLDDQGALEDTQRRARSRIETGYSVDIMRSRYDSLYTELLNAAS from the coding sequence GTGACAGCTCGCGAACATGTTCTACATGTGGCGTCCGGCGACTTGTGGGGAGGCGCGGAACAAATGCTTCTCAATCTCGCGATGAACCAGAATACTGCCGGTGCATACGAACCTATCGTCGCGTTACTTAACGACGGCCTGCTGCGATCGCGGTTGGACCACTGTGGCGTATCAACCTTTATTCTCGATGAAAAGCGGCTGTCCTTTTTTTCCATAACGACCCGATTGCGGGAGCTTCAAAAAAGCCATGACGTTCGCGTTCTCCACTCTCATCGAAAAAAAGAGCACATTGCTGCTGCGCTATCGCGTGGGCTGGATTTTCGACGAGTCCTGGTCCGCACCGAACATGGAGCGCCCGAGCATTTCCCGTCATTCATCCGTCTAGCCGCGCGAACAACTGACGTGCTGAACCGATTATCAGCCCAATTTGTTGCAAACCAGACTGTTGCGGTTTCAGATGATCTCGCCAAGGTACTCTCAAAAGGTCTACCGCCAAACCGAATTACCGTCATACCGAATGGTATAGACATCGCATCGAGGCCGTTCGAACCCCGTGCTGTGTTACCTGTCCGTACCGTTGCATTCATTGGCCGAATTGTCGCCGTCAAGCGCGTCGACCTCTTTCTTGAAGTTGCTCGCCACCTTGAGCACATGCGTCCCGGATGTTACCGGTTTCTCGTCGTAGGGGACGGTCCGCTTCGCGACATACTCGAATCATCGAGTGATGCACAATCGGTGTCGCACCTCAATTTCACCGGATTCGTCGATGATATTCCTGCGCTCTTACGGCAGGTTGATGTCGTATGTTTTACGTCCGATCACGAGGGAATGCCCATGACTGCGCTGGAGGCCATGGCACAAGGCACGATTGTTGCCGCGCGATCCGTAGGTGGCCTTACAGATTTGCTTGACGATGGTTGCGGATTACTGGCTCCTGGGACCGATACGGGGCAACTCGCCACACAAATCAACGGACTTCTCGATGACCAAGGTGCACTCGAAGACACCCAACGGCGAGCGCGATCCCGGATCGAAACAGGATATAGCGTCGACATAATGAGAAGCCGGTACGACTCGTTGTATACCGAATTGCTAAATGCTGCCAGTTAA
- a CDS encoding DegT/DnrJ/EryC1/StrS family aminotransferase, translated as MYANGTSALSAAISAAISDSREAGIPEVIAPAYACPDIATAAISAGARLRLVDFDRDNPQMPAADVLAAVTRNTVAVVCVNFLGSGDNAEEIRAELRSKSPAVIILDACQAHPDAILARRSLQTPVIFSFGRGKPVNALIGGLLLQPQATSDTHVGFAAAARQPRPPLSWRIKQYANNLILILGLYDWLRRSQLFGIGETHVRLNQIISVAPDWAEPVIRFNWLASRALPKPAPSIYSALFAPESAYLRGYHSMARQDTNESLLRLPVLCRSHRLREHIMNDRLCRQLGISTMYPQLLADYPQLQDHVIANSGFPNADNYAERLITLPLHSRISKETARIICDRLHLIASRMPES; from the coding sequence AGTCATTGCGCCTGCGTATGCGTGCCCCGACATTGCGACAGCAGCTATTTCCGCGGGAGCGCGACTGCGACTCGTTGATTTTGACCGAGATAACCCTCAGATGCCTGCAGCAGACGTTTTGGCCGCTGTGACACGCAATACGGTAGCGGTTGTATGCGTCAATTTCCTTGGTTCGGGCGACAATGCAGAGGAGATAAGAGCCGAGCTGCGGTCCAAGTCGCCCGCCGTCATAATTCTGGATGCCTGCCAAGCTCATCCCGATGCGATCCTCGCCCGTCGCTCGCTCCAAACTCCAGTCATATTCAGCTTTGGTAGAGGCAAACCGGTAAATGCTTTGATAGGCGGTTTACTGCTGCAACCGCAAGCGACGTCTGATACGCACGTCGGATTTGCCGCAGCAGCGCGCCAACCTCGTCCACCGCTTTCGTGGCGAATCAAGCAATATGCCAACAATCTCATTTTGATTCTTGGCTTGTACGACTGGTTGCGGCGATCGCAGCTATTTGGCATCGGTGAAACTCATGTACGTCTCAACCAGATTATTTCCGTCGCTCCAGACTGGGCGGAACCGGTTATACGATTCAACTGGCTTGCCTCCCGGGCTCTGCCCAAACCGGCACCGTCTATTTACTCCGCGCTATTTGCTCCAGAATCGGCCTATCTGAGGGGATACCATTCAATGGCACGGCAAGATACAAACGAATCGCTCCTGCGCCTTCCCGTACTGTGCCGCAGTCACAGATTGCGCGAACACATAATGAACGATCGATTGTGCAGACAACTTGGAATAAGCACGATGTATCCACAATTGCTTGCCGACTACCCGCAACTTCAAGACCATGTAATCGCGAATTCTGGATTTCCGAACGCAGACAATTACGCTGAGCGGCTCATCACGTTGCCACTGCATTCGCGCATCAGCAAAGAGACGGCAAGAATTATTTGCGATCGCCTCCACCTAATTGCTTCGAGAATGCCCGAATCGTGA